A part of Desulfofundulus salinus genomic DNA contains:
- the pheT gene encoding phenylalanine--tRNA ligase subunit beta, translating into MRVSFKWLQEYVDIPISPAELADRLTMAGLAVEGLEEPGKEISNVVTGRIVKIEPHPNADKLVICLVATGEPELRQIVTGATNVREGHVVPVALEGARLAGGLVIKRAKLRGVESRGMLCSGQELGLDPKTMPADQAHGIMILPADTPLGLDIRPVLGLDDVIFELDLTPNRGDCLSMIGVAREVAALLGQPLRYPRLEVQEISGGSLEGRVRVDIVEPELCRRYVARLFTNVRVGPSPLWMQERLRAAGIRPISNVVDITNYVMLEMGQPLHAFDYDKLRDGHIIVRRAHPGEVIVTLDGVERHLEPEMLVIADPGGAVAVAGIMGGLDTEVTENTTTVLLESAYFHPTSIRRTSRALGLRSESSTRFEKGIDLEGCLAAANRAASLFVEIGAGDVVAGAVDNYPSPVARKPIILRPERVGYILGADIPREETANLLARLGFTVQNAGQDLLVNVPGYRVDINLEIDLIEEVARLYGYDRVPATLPFGATTRGARTKEQSLLKRLKEVLVECGLTEVVTYSFVNPAVFDRFKVPQDSPLRHTLKLQNPLSVEQSVMRTMLLPGLLEVLERNFNRRVTSGAIFEVGRVFLPQGGEALPEERPMLAAAAMGQGAAGWNRPATPLDFYYLKGVLEMLAAKLGLPGLTFEREKENPAFHPGRAARIKAQGETLGIVGELHPDVLEEYELDVRVSAFEVDLAALLALAGKTPQYRPLPRFPGVKRDIALVVSREVPAADVLRVIRRAGGHLLRSVELFDVYEGEQVREGCRSLAFSLLFQADDRTLTDAEVAAQTEVISAALIRELGVELRK; encoded by the coding sequence TTGCGGGTTTCGTTTAAATGGCTGCAAGAATATGTGGATATACCCATCAGCCCGGCGGAACTGGCCGATCGGCTGACCATGGCCGGTCTGGCCGTGGAAGGCCTGGAGGAGCCGGGAAAAGAGATTAGCAACGTGGTTACCGGACGCATTGTCAAAATAGAACCTCACCCCAATGCCGATAAACTGGTGATTTGTCTTGTTGCCACCGGTGAGCCGGAGCTCCGGCAGATCGTTACCGGTGCTACCAACGTTCGGGAAGGGCATGTGGTTCCCGTAGCCCTGGAAGGGGCGCGGCTGGCCGGGGGGCTGGTAATCAAGCGGGCCAAACTGCGGGGGGTAGAATCCCGGGGCATGCTTTGTTCCGGCCAGGAACTGGGTCTTGACCCCAAAACCATGCCCGCCGACCAGGCACACGGAATTATGATCCTCCCTGCAGATACCCCCCTGGGGTTGGACATCCGGCCGGTCCTCGGGCTGGATGATGTCATTTTCGAGCTGGATCTCACCCCCAACCGGGGCGACTGCCTGTCCATGATTGGCGTGGCCCGGGAAGTGGCCGCCTTGCTCGGGCAGCCCCTGCGTTACCCCCGGCTGGAAGTTCAAGAAATATCGGGCGGCTCCCTTGAGGGGCGGGTGCGGGTGGACATTGTGGAGCCCGAGCTATGCCGGCGCTACGTGGCCCGGCTTTTCACCAATGTGAGGGTAGGGCCCTCACCCTTATGGATGCAGGAACGCCTGCGGGCCGCCGGCATCCGCCCCATCAGCAATGTTGTGGATATTACCAACTATGTCATGCTGGAAATGGGCCAGCCCCTGCATGCCTTTGACTACGATAAGTTGAGGGACGGCCACATCATTGTCCGTCGGGCCCACCCGGGAGAAGTAATAGTTACCCTGGACGGGGTGGAACGGCACCTGGAACCTGAAATGCTGGTCATTGCCGATCCCGGTGGAGCGGTGGCCGTGGCCGGGATTATGGGAGGGCTGGATACCGAGGTCACGGAGAACACCACCACTGTCCTGCTGGAATCGGCTTACTTCCATCCCACCAGCATCCGCCGTACATCCCGGGCCCTGGGCCTGCGTTCCGAGTCTTCAACCCGTTTTGAAAAAGGGATCGATCTGGAAGGATGTCTGGCTGCCGCCAACCGGGCTGCCTCCCTGTTTGTGGAAATTGGTGCCGGGGATGTGGTGGCCGGTGCGGTGGACAACTACCCCTCCCCGGTGGCCAGAAAGCCCATCATCCTGCGTCCCGAGCGGGTGGGATACATACTGGGGGCGGACATTCCCCGGGAAGAGACGGCTAACCTCCTGGCCCGTCTCGGCTTTACGGTACAGAACGCCGGTCAGGACCTGCTGGTAAACGTGCCCGGCTACCGGGTGGACATCAACCTGGAGATCGACCTGATCGAAGAAGTGGCCAGGCTGTACGGTTATGACCGGGTACCGGCCACCCTGCCCTTTGGGGCCACCACCCGGGGAGCGAGGACAAAGGAACAGTCACTGCTCAAGCGTTTAAAAGAAGTGCTGGTGGAGTGCGGCCTGACCGAGGTGGTTACGTACAGTTTTGTGAATCCCGCAGTATTTGACCGGTTTAAAGTGCCACAGGACAGCCCCTTGCGCCATACGTTGAAGCTGCAAAACCCCCTTTCCGTGGAGCAATCGGTCATGCGCACCATGCTCCTGCCCGGCCTTTTAGAGGTGCTGGAGCGCAATTTCAACCGCCGGGTAACCAGCGGGGCCATCTTTGAGGTGGGCCGGGTATTCCTTCCCCAGGGCGGGGAAGCCCTTCCCGAGGAGCGCCCGATGCTGGCCGCGGCGGCAATGGGCCAGGGGGCCGCGGGGTGGAACCGGCCGGCTACTCCCCTGGATTTCTATTACCTCAAAGGGGTTCTGGAAATGCTGGCCGCAAAACTGGGCCTGCCCGGCCTGACCTTCGAGAGGGAAAAGGAAAATCCCGCCTTCCATCCCGGTCGCGCCGCCCGGATCAAGGCGCAGGGGGAAACGCTGGGGATAGTGGGAGAGCTGCACCCCGATGTGCTGGAGGAATATGAGCTGGATGTGCGGGTGAGCGCCTTTGAGGTGGACCTGGCCGCTTTACTTGCCCTGGCCGGTAAGACGCCCCAATACCGCCCCCTGCCCCGTTTCCCCGGCGTGAAGAGGGATATAGCCCTGGTGGTGAGCCGGGAAGTTCCGGCTGCCGATGTGCTGCGGGTGATTCGCCGGGCCGGCGGCCATCTGCTGCGGTCGGTGGAACTTTTTGATGTTTATGAAGGAGAGCAGGTGAGAGAGGGTTGCCGCAGCCTGGCCTTTTCCCTGCTTTTCCAGGCCGACGACCGCACTCTTACCGACGCGGAAGTGGCCGCCCAAACCGAGGTCATATCTGCCGCCCTGATCAGGGAGCTGGGAGTTGAACTGAGAAAG
- the pheS gene encoding phenylalanine--tRNA ligase subunit alpha: MVAEAKEALARADSLEALEEIRIRYLGKKGELTRVLRGMNALPAEERPRIGQLANSIREVLENELAERTAEIKARVKRARLAAESIDVTLPGTPFLLGKKHPLTTVQEEIEEIFLGLGFSIAEGPEVELDYYNFEALNLPKDHPARDMQDSFFIGPEVLLRTHTSPVQVRTMERTVPAVPVKIIAPGKVYRRDDDATHSPMFHQVEGLAVDRRITFGDLKGVLDVFAREMFGESTRTRFRPSYFPFTEPSAEVDISCVMCGGKGCRVCSHTGWLEILGCGMVHPRVLEMSGYNSAEVTGFAFGMGVERIAMLKYGIDDLRLFFDNDLRFLAQF; this comes from the coding sequence ATGGTGGCCGAGGCAAAAGAGGCTCTGGCCCGGGCGGATAGCCTGGAAGCCCTGGAGGAAATCCGCATCCGTTACCTGGGCAAAAAGGGTGAACTTACCAGGGTGCTGCGGGGAATGAACGCCCTGCCGGCCGAAGAAAGGCCAAGGATCGGCCAGCTGGCCAACAGCATCCGGGAAGTTCTGGAAAATGAACTGGCAGAGCGCACAGCGGAAATTAAAGCCCGGGTTAAACGGGCACGCCTGGCGGCTGAGAGCATTGATGTGACCCTGCCGGGGACGCCCTTTTTACTGGGAAAAAAGCACCCTCTTACTACTGTGCAGGAGGAAATCGAGGAAATCTTCCTGGGGCTGGGGTTTTCCATTGCCGAGGGGCCCGAGGTGGAACTGGACTATTACAACTTTGAGGCCCTGAATTTGCCCAAGGACCACCCGGCCCGGGACATGCAGGACTCCTTTTTCATCGGACCCGAGGTGCTCCTGCGCACCCATACCTCTCCGGTGCAGGTACGTACCATGGAGCGCACTGTGCCGGCGGTGCCGGTAAAAATCATTGCCCCGGGGAAAGTTTACCGGCGGGATGACGATGCCACCCACTCGCCCATGTTCCACCAGGTGGAAGGACTGGCGGTGGACCGGCGGATAACCTTTGGCGATTTAAAAGGGGTGCTGGATGTCTTTGCCCGAGAAATGTTTGGCGAGAGCACCAGGACGCGTTTTCGTCCCAGTTACTTCCCCTTTACCGAACCCAGCGCCGAGGTGGATATATCATGCGTCATGTGTGGCGGTAAGGGGTGCCGGGTATGCTCCCACACCGGCTGGCTGGAAATCCTGGGCTGCGGCATGGTGCATCCCCGGGTTTTGGAAATGTCCGGCTATAACTCCGCGGAGGTTACCGGCTTTGCCTTCGGCATGGGTGTCGAGCGTATCGCCATGCTCAAATACGGCATAGATGACCTGCGCCTCTTCTTTGACAATGATCTGCGTTTCCTGGCCCAGTTTTAG
- a CDS encoding YqzL family protein, with translation MFLTAEFFWRLFEATGSIRAYILYRRLAVH, from the coding sequence ATGTTTTTAACCGCCGAATTTTTTTGGAGGCTGTTCGAAGCGACTGGTTCTATCCGCGCCTACATCCTGTACCGGAGGTTAGCCGTACATTAA
- a CDS encoding TrmH family RNA methyltransferase: protein MIRSKANPQVKYLRRLARRSQRDKEGHFLLEGVRLVEEALSSGWPVKMLVYSPSGSERAGALLEMARERGIQLLPVEEGLLDELADTKTPQGVLAVVEKPGCTLEEILAAGPSLMLLVDGVQDPGNLGTIIRSADAAGAGGVILFPGTVDLYNPKTIRATMGSLFHLPVVAVREREDVLTRLNAAGFMLVAGVPASGIPLPAVDMTRPVALAVGNEARGLSSWLLERADLLATIPMPGRAESLNVAAAASIMLYEAVRQRMGCDQDQAGFVSVHQNHYDEDSTASNRVHPGFKARPR, encoded by the coding sequence ATGATCCGCAGCAAAGCCAACCCACAGGTCAAGTATCTTCGCCGGCTGGCCCGCCGAAGCCAGCGGGATAAGGAGGGGCACTTTCTTCTGGAAGGAGTGCGTCTGGTAGAGGAGGCACTTTCGTCCGGATGGCCGGTAAAAATGCTTGTTTATAGCCCGTCCGGGAGCGAACGGGCCGGTGCCCTTCTTGAGATGGCCCGTGAGCGCGGGATACAACTCTTACCGGTGGAGGAAGGACTCCTTGATGAACTGGCAGATACAAAAACTCCCCAGGGAGTACTGGCAGTAGTGGAAAAGCCCGGTTGTACCCTGGAGGAGATCCTGGCGGCAGGGCCATCCCTTATGTTGCTGGTCGACGGCGTGCAGGACCCGGGCAACCTGGGCACTATTATCCGCAGTGCCGACGCCGCCGGTGCGGGTGGAGTGATCCTGTTTCCCGGGACGGTGGATTTGTACAACCCGAAAACCATCCGGGCTACCATGGGCTCCCTTTTTCACCTGCCCGTTGTCGCCGTACGGGAAAGGGAGGATGTGTTGACCCGGTTAAATGCGGCCGGCTTTATGCTGGTGGCCGGTGTTCCCGCAAGCGGCATACCTCTTCCTGCTGTGGATATGACCCGTCCCGTGGCCCTGGCGGTGGGCAACGAGGCCAGGGGACTTTCCTCGTGGTTGCTTGAGCGTGCCGATCTCCTGGCCACCATTCCCATGCCCGGCCGGGCCGAGTCCCTGAATGTGGCGGCAGCCGCCTCCATCATGCTTTATGAAGCGGTGCGCCAGCGGATGGGCTGCGATCAAGACCAGGCCGGGTTTGTAAGTGTTCATCAAAACCACTATGACGAGGACAGCACCGCATCCAACAGAGTTCACCCAGGCTTTAAAGCCCGCCCACGGTAA
- a CDS encoding potassium channel family protein: protein MKQFAVIGLGRFGSSVARTLARMGYDVLAVDTNEERVNAITDEVTYAVCVDAMDEQALKSLGLRNFDVVIVAIGQEVQSSILVTVMLKEMGVPRVVAKAVTELHGKVLQRVGADMVVFPERDMGVRVAHALVSKNILDQINLSPDYSIVELMAPPEFVGKTLQESAMRREYGVTVLAIRRGEEIIISPGARQVINEGDILVALGRNEKLRTLGG, encoded by the coding sequence ATGAAACAATTTGCCGTTATCGGGCTGGGGCGGTTTGGTTCCAGCGTGGCCAGGACCCTTGCCCGCATGGGCTATGACGTCCTGGCGGTGGACACCAACGAAGAGCGGGTAAATGCCATTACCGACGAGGTTACTTACGCCGTGTGTGTGGATGCCATGGATGAGCAGGCGCTGAAGTCCCTGGGCCTGAGAAATTTTGATGTGGTCATTGTGGCCATCGGCCAGGAAGTGCAGTCCAGCATTCTGGTCACCGTTATGCTCAAGGAAATGGGTGTTCCCCGGGTGGTGGCCAAGGCGGTCACCGAACTTCACGGCAAAGTGTTACAAAGGGTGGGGGCCGATATGGTGGTCTTTCCCGAGCGGGATATGGGGGTGCGGGTGGCCCACGCCCTGGTCTCCAAAAATATCCTGGACCAGATCAATCTTTCTCCTGATTACAGTATTGTTGAGCTTATGGCTCCTCCCGAGTTTGTGGGTAAAACCCTGCAGGAATCGGCCATGCGCCGGGAATACGGTGTTACCGTCCTGGCCATCCGTCGCGGTGAGGAGATTATCATTTCCCCCGGTGCCAGGCAGGTGATTAATGAAGGAGATATACTGGTGGCCCTGGGGCGTAACGAGAAACTGAGAACCCTCGGGGGCTAG
- a CDS encoding TrkH family potassium uptake protein gives MQFRRKTVRMDTKKGFPLQLSPPQVLVLGFAAVILAGALILMLPVSSRSGTYTDFLTALFTATSAVCVTGLVVVDTGTYWSTFGQAVILALIQIGGLGFMSMATFFFILMGRRIGLKERLIIQESLNQLRVAGIVRLVRAVFLFTVLTEGFFAIILSLRFYFDYGFPRCLWLGIFHAVSAFNNAGFDLLGDFRSLTGYVSDPVVTLSVTTLIILGGLGFATVMELYNYPRTRRLSVHTKLVLRVTGWLILCGALLFGLLEWGHILRDLPLSGKILASYFQAVTSRTAGFNTVDIGHLNAATQFLIIILMFIGASPGSTGGGIKTTTFALLGITLWSLSKGKEDVEIFRRRIPPWQVYKALSVTLWAILLVSTVTLLLSVTEGGDFLAALFETVSAFGTVGLSMGLTPELTPLGRVAIIFTMFAGRLGPLTLAYAFAQRRRKTAIRYPEEKIMVG, from the coding sequence TTGCAATTCAGGCGTAAAACGGTCCGTATGGATACAAAAAAGGGCTTTCCGTTACAATTAAGCCCCCCTCAGGTGCTGGTGCTGGGATTTGCCGCGGTAATACTGGCCGGTGCTCTCATACTCATGTTGCCCGTATCCAGCCGCTCCGGTACGTACACGGATTTTCTCACCGCCCTGTTTACCGCCACCTCGGCGGTGTGCGTCACCGGCCTGGTGGTAGTAGATACGGGCACTTATTGGTCTACCTTTGGGCAGGCTGTGATCCTGGCCCTGATTCAAATTGGCGGGCTGGGCTTCATGAGCATGGCCACCTTCTTTTTTATCCTCATGGGCAGGCGTATTGGCCTCAAAGAGCGCCTGATCATTCAGGAGTCCTTAAACCAGCTGCGGGTGGCGGGAATAGTCCGGCTGGTGCGGGCCGTTTTCTTGTTTACCGTTCTTACCGAAGGTTTCTTTGCTATAATATTATCCCTGCGGTTTTACTTTGATTACGGTTTCCCCCGCTGTCTGTGGTTGGGTATTTTTCATGCCGTTTCGGCCTTTAACAACGCCGGTTTTGATCTGCTGGGGGATTTCAGAAGCCTTACCGGGTATGTAAGCGATCCGGTAGTTACTCTATCCGTGACCACTCTCATTATTTTGGGTGGGCTGGGTTTTGCCACGGTTATGGAACTCTACAATTACCCGCGCACCCGCCGCCTGTCCGTGCACACCAAACTGGTCCTGCGGGTAACCGGATGGCTCATTCTCTGCGGTGCCCTCCTCTTTGGCCTGCTGGAGTGGGGACACATCCTGCGTGATTTACCCTTATCCGGGAAGATTCTGGCCTCTTATTTTCAGGCCGTTACCTCCCGTACGGCCGGCTTTAACACTGTGGACATTGGACATTTGAATGCAGCTACCCAGTTTCTCATAATTATACTTATGTTTATAGGGGCCTCTCCCGGTTCTACCGGCGGTGGAATCAAAACCACCACCTTTGCCCTTCTGGGTATTACCCTCTGGTCTTTAAGCAAGGGAAAGGAGGATGTGGAGATTTTCCGCCGGCGCATTCCGCCGTGGCAGGTTTACAAGGCCCTTTCGGTTACCCTGTGGGCCATTCTGCTGGTAAGCACGGTAACCCTGCTTTTAAGTGTTACCGAAGGCGGTGATTTCCTGGCCGCTTTGTTTGAAACCGTTTCCGCCTTTGGTACCGTCGGCTTAAGCATGGGCTTGACTCCCGAACTGACTCCTCTGGGCCGGGTGGCCATTATTTTCACCATGTTTGCCGGCCGCCTGGGTCCCCTGACACTGGCCTATGCCTTTGCCCAGCGCCGGCGCAAAACTGCTATTCGATATCCCGAAGAAAAAATTATGGTGGGGTAG
- the rplT gene encoding 50S ribosomal protein L20 — MPRAKSSVVSRRRHKKILKLARGYRGAKSKLYRIARQQVMKSLAYAYRDRRARKRDFRKLWIARINAAARMNGITYSRLMNGLRKAGVEINRKMLADLAVNDARAFGQLVEVAKSKVGS, encoded by the coding sequence ATGCCACGCGCCAAAAGCAGTGTGGTATCCCGCAGGAGACACAAAAAGATTCTCAAACTGGCCCGGGGTTACCGGGGAGCGAAAAGCAAGCTTTACCGGATAGCCCGGCAGCAGGTCATGAAGTCCCTGGCCTATGCCTACCGCGACCGGCGGGCCAGAAAGCGGGATTTCCGCAAGTTGTGGATTGCCCGCATCAATGCCGCCGCCCGGATGAATGGCATCACTTACAGCCGGTTAATGAACGGCTTGCGCAAGGCCGGGGTCGAAATTAACCGCAAAATGCTGGCCGACCTGGCCGTCAATGATGCCCGGGCCTTCGGGCAGCTGGTGGAAGTGGCCAAATCCAAGGTAGGCTCTTAA
- the rpmI gene encoding 50S ribosomal protein L35 — MPKIKTHRGAAKRFKKTGTGKIKRMHAFHSHLLGKKSARRKRRLAQAGLVSAADMKRLKRLLPY, encoded by the coding sequence TTGCCCAAGATCAAGACTCATCGTGGTGCAGCCAAGCGGTTCAAGAAGACTGGCACTGGCAAAATAAAGCGCATGCATGCCTTTCACAGTCACCTGCTGGGTAAAAAGAGTGCCCGGCGCAAGCGCCGGCTGGCCCAGGCCGGCCTGGTCAGTGCCGCGGATATGAAAAGGCTCAAGAGGCTGCTCCCCTACTAA
- the infC gene encoding translation initiation factor IF-3, translated as MRPFLFFINSRRCINITKSFRVNEEIRAREVRVVDPSGNQLGIMPVREALRLAEERQLDLVEIAPQAKPPVCRLMDYGKYKYEQSKREKEARKRQRIINIKEVKLRPSIEEHDFQVKARNAARFLKEGDKVKVTIMFRGREIMHTQLGHQLLLRLAEQVKDLSIIERQPKLEGKNMVMILAPRQDMKPENKQESRQEIKQEQEIQQEINQE; from the coding sequence ATGCGCCCGTTTTTATTTTTTATCAATTCCAGGAGGTGCATAAATATTACCAAAAGCTTCCGGGTAAATGAGGAAATTCGGGCCAGGGAAGTAAGGGTGGTCGACCCTTCGGGCAACCAGCTGGGGATTATGCCCGTGCGGGAAGCCCTGCGGCTGGCAGAGGAACGTCAGCTGGATCTGGTGGAAATTGCCCCCCAGGCCAAACCTCCGGTTTGCCGGCTCATGGATTACGGCAAGTATAAGTATGAGCAGAGCAAGCGGGAAAAAGAGGCCAGGAAAAGGCAGCGTATCATAAACATCAAGGAAGTCAAGCTGCGGCCGAGCATCGAGGAACACGACTTTCAGGTCAAGGCCAGGAATGCAGCCCGGTTTTTAAAAGAGGGTGACAAGGTAAAAGTCACCATTATGTTCCGCGGTCGGGAAATTATGCATACCCAGCTCGGACACCAGCTTTTACTACGTCTGGCCGAACAGGTTAAGGACTTATCCATTATTGAAAGACAACCCAAACTGGAAGGAAAAAATATGGTTATGATCCTGGCCCCGCGGCAGGATATGAAACCGGAAAATAAACAGGAAAGCAGGCAGGAAATTAAACAGGAACAAGAAATTCAGCAAGAAATTAATCAGGAATAG
- a CDS encoding DUF169 domain-containing protein: MQSKIAAAMKLKYSPVAILLTNEKPEGALQFKEGRWGCVVAMFTAAAKGRTAVFDRKTFGCPGGGVGLGFGNQYVNFPGGIEYFISTGNKDFCRSEMGKNLVRNLPALEEGERYFKSPEIAKKFVDALPITDVPTTYVVFKPLAEVTPGETPAVIVFLANPDQLSALTVLANYESGGRLNVIAPFGAGCHTIFLIPYAEGKSEHPRAVIGLTDISARKHVDKDLLSFAVPYKMFLQMESNVEGSFLEQENWMQVLERNKQVARVSKEVT, translated from the coding sequence ATGCAGAGTAAAATTGCCGCGGCCATGAAGCTCAAGTATTCCCCGGTGGCGATCCTGTTAACTAACGAAAAACCGGAAGGAGCACTGCAGTTCAAGGAAGGGCGCTGGGGCTGCGTGGTAGCCATGTTCACCGCTGCCGCTAAAGGCCGGACGGCTGTATTTGACCGGAAAACCTTTGGTTGCCCTGGCGGCGGCGTCGGGCTGGGATTCGGCAACCAGTACGTCAATTTTCCCGGCGGCATTGAATACTTTATCTCCACCGGCAACAAGGACTTTTGCCGCAGCGAGATGGGAAAAAACCTAGTGCGCAACCTGCCGGCCCTGGAAGAAGGGGAGCGCTACTTTAAATCACCGGAAATAGCAAAGAAGTTCGTGGATGCCCTGCCCATAACTGATGTTCCCACCACCTATGTGGTATTCAAACCTCTGGCAGAAGTAACCCCCGGAGAAACTCCCGCCGTTATCGTTTTCCTGGCCAATCCCGACCAGCTGTCGGCCTTAACTGTGCTGGCCAATTACGAGAGCGGCGGCCGGCTGAACGTCATCGCACCCTTTGGGGCCGGCTGCCATACCATCTTCCTCATCCCTTATGCCGAAGGCAAGTCGGAACACCCCCGGGCAGTAATCGGCTTGACCGACATATCCGCGCGCAAGCATGTGGACAAGGACCTGCTCTCCTTTGCCGTGCCTTACAAAATGTTCCTGCAGATGGAAAGCAATGTAGAGGGCAGCTTTTTGGAACAAGAAAACTGGATGCAGGTGCTGGAAAGGAATAAGCAGGTGGCCAGGGTTTCAAAAGAAGTGACTTGA
- a CDS encoding class I SAM-dependent methyltransferase: MHGLNVSTREITIFLPGLTLSLLVARNVEDLITDPADEDNIPLWAEIWPAARGLARYIWENITFSGDTVLELGAGVGLPGLVCGLKGARVTFSDYKPEALQLCMANAGLNGVKEADCLLADWRDFKMVRQFDWIIGSDILYDPKFHPFLTDIFNRCLRPDGQLLISHPGRPATFNFLKEWLQENGHVVAEKLIPVTTEDPYFPHYDIYIHHYLMRPTQAK, encoded by the coding sequence ATGCATGGGTTGAACGTATCCACCAGAGAGATCACCATTTTTTTGCCGGGGTTAACCCTGTCCCTTTTGGTGGCCAGAAATGTGGAAGATTTAATCACAGATCCCGCGGATGAGGATAACATTCCTTTATGGGCCGAAATCTGGCCCGCAGCCAGAGGCCTGGCCCGGTACATCTGGGAAAACATTACCTTTTCCGGCGACACCGTTTTAGAATTAGGTGCCGGGGTTGGTTTGCCGGGCCTGGTCTGCGGACTTAAAGGAGCCAGAGTAACCTTTTCCGACTACAAGCCCGAAGCTTTGCAGCTTTGCATGGCCAACGCCGGACTTAACGGGGTAAAGGAAGCTGATTGCCTGCTGGCCGACTGGCGGGATTTTAAAATGGTCCGCCAATTCGATTGGATTATTGGCTCAGATATTCTCTATGACCCCAAATTTCATCCTTTCCTGACCGATATTTTCAACCGTTGCCTGAGGCCGGACGGCCAGCTCCTCATCTCCCACCCGGGGCGACCGGCCACATTTAACTTTTTGAAGGAATGGCTGCAAGAAAATGGCCACGTGGTAGCAGAAAAACTGATTCCCGTAACCACCGAAGATCCCTATTTCCCCCACTACGATATATACATCCATCACTATTTAATGCGCCCAACACAGGCAAAATAA